A genomic segment from Synergistaceae bacterium encodes:
- the rseP gene encoding RIP metalloprotease RseP → MMSFISFVIVIGICVLVHEYGHYITARLLGVQVHEFAFGMGPVIKQVRQQKEAQMLWSWRLFPVGGFCRLAGMGEEAGDETVLPGKGFNEQFAWKRFFVLLNGSLSNIVLALLLTAFFLYGHGVLNMNDTKIGTLMEGFPAQQAGFQVGDRIVEVNGQPVSEWREMSDSLREAARRGEVIFTVERKAQRLEIKTDIPFNREHGNPMLGITPAVARYTALEAVRNAAGYTCEMTLLMLSGIWDWIAQKQEVDVTGPIGIASMSGKAMREGAWSFITFLALISLNLGLLNLFPFPALDGGRIIFVLLEMFLHRRLPEKVENWIHTAGFVFLISLMLFVTWQDIYKLFFAE, encoded by the coding sequence ATGATGAGTTTTATTTCGTTTGTGATCGTCATCGGAATTTGTGTTCTCGTTCACGAGTACGGGCATTACATAACGGCGCGGCTGTTGGGCGTCCAGGTCCATGAGTTCGCTTTTGGCATGGGGCCGGTGATCAAACAGGTGCGCCAACAAAAAGAAGCCCAGATGTTGTGGTCGTGGCGCCTTTTCCCGGTGGGAGGCTTTTGCCGCTTGGCCGGAATGGGAGAGGAAGCTGGCGACGAAACGGTGCTTCCTGGCAAAGGTTTCAATGAGCAGTTCGCTTGGAAACGTTTTTTCGTTCTGTTGAATGGGTCCCTCAGTAATATCGTTCTGGCCCTCCTTCTGACGGCGTTCTTCTTGTACGGCCACGGCGTCCTCAACATGAACGACACGAAGATCGGTACGCTGATGGAGGGATTCCCCGCCCAACAGGCCGGTTTTCAGGTGGGTGACCGCATCGTGGAGGTTAACGGACAGCCCGTTTCCGAGTGGCGCGAAATGTCCGATAGCCTTCGGGAGGCGGCGCGTCGGGGCGAGGTGATTTTCACGGTGGAGAGGAAAGCCCAAAGGCTGGAGATCAAAACCGACATTCCGTTTAATAGAGAACACGGGAACCCCATGTTGGGTATCACACCGGCTGTTGCTCGTTACACCGCTCTGGAAGCCGTGCGAAACGCCGCCGGCTACACTTGTGAGATGACCCTGTTGATGCTCTCTGGAATATGGGACTGGATTGCCCAGAAGCAAGAGGTGGACGTGACCGGCCCCATCGGGATCGCGTCAATGTCGGGCAAGGCCATGCGTGAGGGAGCCTGGAGCTTCATCACGTTTCTGGCCCTCATTAGCTTGAACCTGGGGCTTCTGAATCTCTTTCCCTTCCCTGCGCTGGATGGTGGGCGAATCATTTTTGTGCTTCTGGAGATGTTCCTTCACCGTCGCCTGCCGGAAAAAGTG